Proteins from a single region of Microtus ochrogaster isolate Prairie Vole_2 linkage group LG5, MicOch1.0, whole genome shotgun sequence:
- the LOC101998066 gene encoding tRNA (adenine(37)-N6)-methyltransferase-like: MLPEALHAETGPPLTAFSKTRHRATTAQAPKPTGRKRKREAAYGVWTIQRPAAMRGLAERGSCTPAAPCGCTQPALETGNLLTEPIGYLESCFLAKNGTPRQPSICSYSRACLKIRKSIFNNPEHSLMGLEQFSHVWILFVFHKNGHLNYKAKVQPPRLNGAKTGVFSTRSPHRPNAIGLTLAKLEKVEGNTVTALY; encoded by the exons ATGTTGCCCGAAG CCCTCCACGCGGAAACTGGGCCGCCATTGACTGCGTTCTCCAAGACCCGGCACCGAGCGACAACTGCGCAGGCGCCCAAGCCCACAGGGCGGAAGCGGAAGCGGGAAGCTGCGTACGGCGTGTGGACGATTCAGCGGCCTGCAGCCATGCGCGGCTTGGCGGAGCGGGGTTCCTGCACCCCAGCGGCCCCGTGCGGGTGCACTCAGCCGGCCCTGGAGACAG GAAATCTTTTAACTGAGCCAATAGGCTACTTGGAGTCGTGTTTCTTGGCCAAGAATGGTACTCCAAGGCAGCCGTCCATTTGCAGCTACTCCAGAGCCTGTTTGAAGATCAGAAAGAGCATCTTTAATAATCCTGAGCATTCGTTGATGGGCCTGGAACAGTTTTCTCATGTTTG gattttgtttgtttttcacaaaaACGGCCATTTGAACTACAAGGCAAAAGTACAGCCGCCTAGGTTGAATGGGGCAAAGACTGGAGTGTTCTCCACAAGGAGCCCACATCGCCCTAATGCAATAGGACTGACGCTGGCCAAGCTGGAGAAGGTGGAAGGTAACACAGTTACTGCACTCTACTAA
- the Hemgn gene encoding hemogen, whose translation MDVGKDESHLKLLQTPDPHPRRAHVPEVIGTWSLRNREQLRKRKAEVQEKQTSQWLLGEQKKRKCQSTGKGNSRGRTRQRGTKVQAEKQRVQEEMECPVSPVTAVPPLVVCPPEAVPAQHCAEVHQEGAIQNHSQTYKHTAKPEDLSPSTCQEMTALQHSSKMCQDTAEPEVLSPKMWWETAVPQDHSSKAPQDTAGPEALSPKMSQEPAVPQNHSFKAPQDTAGPEALSPKMSQEPAALQEHTLKMCQDVARPEVLSPKTHQEAAVVPWTTLGDAVGPGCSPAALPPSDVPEGCPLDACPKSVTPEKTACQADQGLAVTEGCFPETREPSASEDVSIKTLQGGTEPEFISHEIYKLTEPKVSSPETIQDSPGPEEYSPEACHEMPGPEDLSIKTCEKRDGPKDYLPEQTQETGGAQGQDPLAYQDSDGAYRFSQETKEKAKADQDPETPSSPQGLQENCSEDDPDSYVLS comes from the exons ATGGACGTGGGGAAGGATGAATCTCATCTGAAGCTCCTCCAGACACCTGACCCTCATCCACGGAGAGCCCATGTCCCAG AAGTCATTGGAACTTGGAGTCTGAGGAACAGAGAGCAACTCAGGAAGAGGAAAGCCGAAGTGCAGGAGAAGCAGACGTCGCAATGGCTCCTTGG agaacagaaaaaacGCAAGTGTCAAAGCACAGGAAAAGGAAATTCAAGAGGCCGAACGAGACAAAGAGGCACAAAGGTGCAGGCAGAAAAGCAAAGGGTGCAGGAAGAAATGGAGTGCCCTGTAAGCCCCGTGACTGCAGTCCCCCCACTGGTGGTGTGCCCCCCAGAAGCTGTGCCTGCACAACACTGTGCTGAAGTGCACCAGGAGGGAGCAATACAGAACCACtctcaaacatacaaacacacggCCAAACCGGAAGACCTCTCTCCTAGCACGTGCCAGGAAATGACTGCACTTCAACATTCTTCTAAAATGTGCCAAGACACGGCTGAACCCGAGGTGCTCTCTCCTAAAATGTGGTGGGAAACAGCCGTGCCCCAAGACCATTCTTCAAAAGCACCCCAAGATACGGCTGGACCTGAGGCGCTCTCTCCTAAAATGTCCCAGGAACCAGCTGTACCCCAAAACCACTCTTTCAAGGCACCCCAAGATACGGCTGGACCTGAGGCGCTTTCTCCTAAAATGTCCCAGGAACCAGCTGCGCTTCAAGAACATACTTTGAAAATGTGCCAAGATGTGGCCAGGCCTGAAGTCCTGTCTCCTAAAACACATCAAGAGGCAGCCGTTGTTCCCTGGACAACACTTGGAGATGCTGTTGGCCCAGGATGCTCTCCTGCAGCACTCCCCCCATCAGATGTGCCTGAAGGCTGCCCACTTGACGCATGCCCCAAATCAGTCACACCAGAGAAAACCGCTTGCCAAGCAGATCAGGGCTTGGCTGTGACTGAAGGCTGCTTTCCTGAAACACGAGAACCCAGTGCATCTGAAGACGTTTCTATAAAAACACTCCAAGGAGGAACGGAACCTGAATTCATTTCTCATGAGATCTACAAACTCACTGAGCCTAAAGTTTCCTCTCCTGAAACAATCCAAGACTCACCTGGGCCTGAAGAATATTCACCTGAAGCCTGCCATGAAATGCCTGGGCCTGAAGACCTCTCTATCAAGACCTGTGAGAAAAGGGATGGGCCTAAAGACTACCTTCCAGAACAAACCCAGGAAACAGGTGGGGCCCAAGGACAGGACCCTCTTGCCTACCAGGACAGTGATGGTGCCTATCGTTTCTCTCAAG aaaCGAAGGAAAAAGCCAAAGCAGATCAAGATCCAGAAACACCATCAAGTCCACAGGGTCTACAAGAGAACTGCTCAGAAGACGACCCTGATAGCTATGTTCTGTCTTAA